A single genomic interval of Saccharothrix saharensis harbors:
- a CDS encoding MASE1 domain-containing protein: MQLSPRLGRYAVHVVVVAACYYAGARVGLLQALVNDQVTPLWPPTGVAVLALLLGGQRMWPGVALGAFATNSTLADLGATFLITAGNTLAPVVAYLLLKRAGFRPEMDRTRDALALVLLGGFVGMAVSATIGSGTLLATGVIDGSLFWSTWTVWWTGDALGVLVFVPIVLALRPLRLRDHPVRRWVEAVALVVSTAVVMAVASTHDLRLMYLVFPFLIWAALRFQHLGTAPCALIATTLAARGAARATGPFADLDLVVRMVTLQAFNSTAVLTALLLSAVIAERNAARAAIERTVAQLSDVVARYQPLALGDLLPKPPEKR, from the coding sequence GTGCAGCTCTCCCCTCGGCTCGGCCGGTACGCGGTCCACGTCGTCGTGGTCGCGGCTTGCTACTACGCGGGTGCCCGGGTCGGTCTCCTCCAGGCCCTGGTCAACGACCAGGTGACGCCGTTGTGGCCGCCGACCGGTGTCGCGGTGCTCGCGCTGCTGCTGGGCGGGCAGAGGATGTGGCCGGGCGTCGCGCTGGGCGCGTTCGCGACCAACTCGACGCTGGCCGATCTCGGCGCCACGTTCCTCATCACGGCCGGCAACACGCTCGCACCGGTGGTCGCCTACCTGTTGCTGAAGAGAGCCGGCTTCCGGCCGGAGATGGATCGCACGCGGGACGCGCTCGCCCTGGTGTTGTTGGGCGGGTTCGTGGGCATGGCGGTCAGCGCCACGATCGGCTCGGGCACGTTGCTGGCGACGGGCGTGATCGACGGTTCGCTGTTCTGGTCCACGTGGACGGTGTGGTGGACCGGTGACGCGCTGGGCGTGTTGGTGTTCGTGCCGATCGTGCTGGCACTGCGCCCCCTGCGCCTGCGCGACCACCCCGTGCGCCGGTGGGTGGAGGCGGTCGCGCTGGTGGTGAGCACGGCGGTGGTCATGGCGGTGGCGAGCACGCACGACCTCCGGCTGATGTACTTGGTGTTCCCTTTCCTGATCTGGGCGGCGCTGCGCTTCCAGCACCTGGGCACGGCACCGTGCGCGTTGATCGCGACGACCCTCGCCGCACGGGGTGCGGCGCGCGCCACGGGCCCGTTCGCGGATTTGGACCTGGTGGTGCGGATGGTGACGTTGCAGGCGTTCAACAGCACGGCGGTGTTGACGGCGCTCTTGCTGTCGGCGGTGATCGCGGAGCGCAACGCGGCGCGGGCGGCGATCGAGCGCACCGTGGCGCAGCTCTCGGACGTGGTCGCGCGGTACCAAC